Proteins co-encoded in one Siniperca chuatsi isolate FFG_IHB_CAS linkage group LG11, ASM2008510v1, whole genome shotgun sequence genomic window:
- the nkx6.2 gene encoding homeobox protein Nkx-6.2 produces MLAVGQMEANRQSAFVLGSTPLAALHNMTEMKTSLFPYALQQSPAGFKAPPLSNLNSQISIGTPHGISDILGRPITTAGQLLSGFPRINGLATTAAAAAAGMYFSPAVSRYPKPLAELPGRAPIFWPGVMQGSPWRDPRVPCPSQANIMMDKDGKKKHSRPTFSGQQIFALEKTFEQTKYLAGPERARLAYSLGMTESQVKVWFQNRRTKWRKRHAAEMATAKKKHDSETEKMKESSDNEDDDEYNKPLDPNSDDEKITRLLKKHKATNLALISPCSNSSDTL; encoded by the exons ATGTTAGCGGTCGGGCAGATGGAGGCTAACCGGCAGAGTGCTTTCGTCCTGGGCAGCACCCCGCTGGCGGCGTTGCACAACATGACCGAGATGAAGACGTCCCTGTTCCCGTATGCGCTGCAGCAGAGCCCGGCGGGCTTCAAGGCGCCACCGCTCTCCAACCTCAACTCCCAGATCTCCATTGGAACCCCGCACGGAATAAGCGACATCCTGGGGAGACCCATCACCACGGCCGGACAGCTGCTCTCCGGGTTCCCCAGGATAAACGGCCTGGCTACCACCGCAGCCGCCGCAGCAGCAGGGATGTACTTCAGCCCTGCGGTGTCGCGGTACCCGAAGCCCCTGGCCGAGCTGCCGGGGAGGGCGCCCATCTTCTGGCCCGGGGTGATGCAGGGTTCTCCCTGGAGGGACCCGCGGGTTCCCTGTCCTA GTCAAGCTAATATAATGATGGACAAGGACGGCAAGAAGAAACACTCCAGACCGACTTTTTCAGGACAGCAAATCTTTGCACTGGAAAAAACTTTCGAGCAGACGAAATACCTGGCCGGCCCAGAGAGAGCCCGCCTGGCTTACTCTTTAGGAATGACCGAGAGCCAAGTCAAG gtttggtttcagaacaGAAGAACCAAATGGCGGAAGAGACACGCAGCAGAAATGGCCACGGCCAAGAAGAAGCACGACTCAGAGACGGAGAAGATGAAGGAGAGCTCGGACAACGAGGACGACGACGAGTACAACAAACCACTGGACCCAAATTCAGACGACGAGAAAATCACGAGACTGTTGAAAAAGCACAAGGCCACCAACCTGGCGCTGATCAGCCCCTGCAGTAACAGCTCGGACACCTTGTGA